A section of the Deinococcus sp. KNUC1210 genome encodes:
- a CDS encoding bifunctional 2-polyprenyl-6-hydroxyphenol methylase/3-demethylubiquinol 3-O-methyltransferase UbiG — translation MSDESHSREWYARLAQQQDGYRHPWQRTMDAPDPELTFDALLMTYLHPDVQVLEAGCGHGPDAVRFGRDCARWVAYDFQPLLLNQARQHAPHAEFHLWDGKGDVPPGLRGPFDLIVSRRGPTSVIRHLPSVAAPGATFLYVGPRLEVPQVPERLQQVGWEIVGESRVCVQAYTPSWEDWQLRCQFMGEHAEREEWESKVTGRGMPYKEERYIVIASPMKPTDRI, via the coding sequence ATGTCAGACGAATCACATTCTCGTGAATGGTATGCCCGCCTGGCACAGCAGCAAGATGGCTATCGCCATCCCTGGCAGCGAACGATGGATGCACCAGATCCGGAACTGACCTTTGATGCCCTGTTGATGACGTACTTGCACCCCGATGTACAGGTGCTTGAAGCAGGCTGTGGGCACGGGCCGGATGCCGTTCGCTTCGGGCGAGACTGCGCCCGCTGGGTGGCGTACGACTTTCAGCCCTTGCTCCTCAATCAAGCACGGCAACACGCGCCTCATGCTGAATTTCATCTCTGGGATGGAAAAGGAGACGTACCGCCCGGCTTACGCGGCCCGTTCGATTTGATCGTCTCGCGCCGTGGGCCCACGAGTGTCATCCGTCATCTGCCCAGCGTAGCTGCACCTGGAGCAACTTTCCTCTATGTTGGGCCACGCCTCGAGGTGCCCCAAGTGCCAGAACGTCTCCAACAGGTAGGGTGGGAGATCGTAGGCGAATCCCGTGTCTGTGTCCAGGCATATACCCCGTCGTGGGAGGATTGGCAGCTACGCTGCCAATTCATGGGCGAGCATGCCGAGCGCGAAGAGTGGGAGAGCAAGGTGACAGGACGCGGCATGCCCTACAAGGAGGAACGGTATATCGTCATTGCTTCACCTATGAAGCCAACTGATCGTATCTGA
- a CDS encoding Rrf2 family transcriptional regulator, whose product MNFDRRLSNMLHLLAHLMGATEAISSERLAAAFNANPVVLRRTLASLRDAGLVTSGKGHGGGWVLACDPATTTLLDVYRALGAPPLFAFGNRSEHPTCLIEQAVNGALDDTMLAAEALITARLQTLTLTALITDAQRRFQLCENPPQENTHAL is encoded by the coding sequence ATGAATTTTGACCGACGACTGTCCAATATGCTTCACCTGCTCGCCCACCTGATGGGGGCCACCGAGGCCATTTCCTCCGAACGCCTCGCTGCCGCCTTCAACGCCAACCCGGTCGTTCTGCGCCGGACCCTGGCCAGCTTGCGAGACGCTGGCCTCGTCACATCCGGGAAGGGCCACGGCGGCGGCTGGGTCCTAGCCTGCGACCCTGCGACCACCACCCTGCTCGACGTCTACCGTGCCCTCGGTGCACCTCCTCTGTTCGCGTTTGGCAACCGCTCCGAACACCCCACCTGCCTGATCGAGCAGGCCGTCAACGGAGCGCTTGACGACACCATGCTGGCGGCTGAGGCACTGATCACCGCCCGTCTTCAAACCCTCACCCTGACCGCCCTGATCACCGACGCCCAGCGCCGGTTCCAGCTCTGTGAGAACCCTCCCCAGGAGAACACCCATGCGCTATGA
- a CDS encoding bifunctional diguanylate cyclase/phosphodiesterase codes for MTPALNIRVPLRVQVFGALASTGLLLLVTLGVLLPKFVVTRFDEQELARMDTDTLRVAAALNTELDSLNTFVLNWSNWDDTYHYVQHPNRAYETSNLVPDSFKAARLNLMLFLDSYQQLVHVSAYDLTDQKLVPGDALAHEVLRRYRRELLPNSPQSSRQGIVMLSSGPWLLAARPILTGSGHGPAAGTLIMGRQLTPTLLRDLKRDPALSLTVTRAPKGLSARMIHSPGDVLTEAVSDTQVLGRTLVHDLAGAPTFLLSVRAERQEHANGLLTARMILLSVLLVVLTFTGLCMLLINTLLLKRLGRYRQQVQVIRTEQQLSTRFLVSGHDELSDLGHALNGLLDQNEVSQRQLHQQATYDDLTGLPNRTEFQRVLADMIRSNHPLAVMLLDLDNFKSINDTLGHDFGDEVLRGTAARLATAVPEGGLLARLGGDEFAVLLPTGNAEPTAMAQAERVISVLSQPIHTRAIDLQIRASAGVSHWPDDACDRVTLLKHADLAMYWAKTAQSGLEQYHSAFSEQAMYRGDLERSLQSILAQQELWVAYQPIIDLATGQPVGCEALLRWEHPEYGSVSPETFIPIAEERGLIQEIGLWVLRTACRDAAAWNSAGRALKVAVNVSAVQLRGAHFAEHVTVILNETGLPPALLELEVTETAVMVNMVETTRQLFQLRSIGVSVALDDFGTGYASLELVRDLPLNQLKLDRAFMTAADTDPRSRLIMSTVIDLADALDLEVVAEGVETSEQHEMLLAWDCPFAQGYYYSRPLSQDAFMDFLKREHRSFVDDHSNGTERS; via the coding sequence ATGACTCCTGCGCTGAACATTCGGGTTCCACTGCGCGTCCAGGTCTTTGGAGCACTGGCGTCAACTGGCCTGTTGCTGCTGGTGACGCTCGGGGTCCTCTTGCCCAAGTTCGTGGTGACCCGTTTCGATGAGCAGGAGTTGGCCCGAATGGACACTGACACCCTCCGAGTCGCGGCGGCACTGAACACGGAGTTAGACAGTTTAAATACCTTCGTTCTCAACTGGTCGAACTGGGACGATACCTATCACTATGTCCAGCACCCCAATCGTGCCTACGAGACGTCGAATTTGGTGCCGGACAGTTTCAAGGCAGCCCGCCTGAATCTCATGCTCTTTCTGGACAGCTACCAACAGCTGGTGCATGTGAGCGCGTATGACCTTACAGATCAGAAATTGGTGCCAGGTGACGCGCTCGCTCACGAGGTGTTGCGACGCTATCGAAGAGAACTCCTCCCCAACAGTCCACAAAGCAGTCGGCAGGGCATCGTGATGCTGTCCTCCGGACCCTGGTTGCTCGCGGCCCGACCTATCCTCACCGGTAGCGGTCATGGGCCAGCCGCCGGAACACTGATCATGGGCCGCCAGTTGACGCCCACCCTCCTCCGTGACCTCAAGCGTGACCCCGCGCTCTCGCTCACCGTGACCCGTGCTCCAAAGGGCCTGTCTGCCAGGATGATCCATTCACCCGGAGACGTCCTGACGGAGGCTGTATCAGATACACAGGTATTAGGCCGCACCCTGGTGCATGACCTCGCAGGTGCACCGACATTCCTGTTGAGCGTCCGTGCAGAACGGCAGGAACATGCCAATGGATTGCTGACTGCCCGCATGATCCTGCTGTCCGTCCTCCTTGTCGTGCTGACGTTCACCGGGCTCTGTATGCTCCTAATCAATACCCTCCTGCTCAAGCGGCTCGGGCGCTACCGTCAGCAGGTTCAGGTCATCCGCACCGAGCAGCAGCTCAGTACCAGATTCTTGGTGAGCGGTCACGATGAGCTCAGTGATCTCGGGCACGCCCTGAACGGGCTCCTCGACCAGAATGAAGTCAGCCAGCGACAGCTGCACCAGCAGGCCACGTACGACGATCTGACGGGCCTGCCGAATCGGACTGAATTCCAACGCGTTCTGGCCGACATGATACGTTCCAACCACCCGTTGGCTGTGATGCTCCTCGACCTGGACAACTTCAAATCGATCAACGACACCCTTGGTCACGATTTTGGTGACGAAGTCCTGCGTGGAACGGCCGCACGACTTGCGACAGCTGTCCCGGAAGGAGGACTGCTGGCCCGGCTTGGCGGGGACGAGTTTGCTGTCCTCCTCCCCACAGGGAACGCTGAACCGACTGCCATGGCACAGGCCGAGCGCGTTATCAGCGTCCTCTCACAGCCGATCCACACCCGTGCGATTGACCTCCAGATCCGCGCGAGCGCGGGTGTCAGTCACTGGCCGGACGACGCCTGTGATCGAGTAACCCTGTTAAAACACGCGGACCTCGCGATGTACTGGGCCAAAACAGCTCAAAGTGGTCTAGAACAGTATCACAGTGCCTTCTCAGAGCAGGCGATGTACCGTGGGGACCTTGAACGCAGTCTGCAGAGCATACTGGCACAGCAAGAACTGTGGGTCGCCTATCAACCAATCATTGATCTGGCGACAGGTCAGCCAGTGGGGTGTGAGGCGCTCCTGCGCTGGGAGCATCCGGAGTACGGTTCGGTGTCTCCCGAGACCTTCATCCCGATCGCGGAGGAGCGGGGTCTGATCCAGGAGATCGGACTCTGGGTGCTGCGTACTGCCTGTCGCGACGCGGCAGCGTGGAACAGTGCAGGGCGGGCGCTCAAGGTGGCCGTCAATGTCAGTGCGGTCCAGCTGCGGGGTGCCCATTTTGCTGAACACGTCACGGTCATCCTGAACGAAACAGGCCTTCCGCCAGCATTGCTTGAACTGGAAGTCACAGAAACAGCCGTGATGGTTAATATGGTAGAGACGACACGCCAACTTTTTCAATTACGGTCTATCGGCGTTTCGGTCGCGCTCGACGACTTCGGCACCGGCTACGCCAGTCTGGAACTCGTCCGGGACCTTCCCCTCAATCAACTCAAGCTTGACCGCGCATTCATGACGGCTGCAGACACAGATCCCCGCAGCCGCTTGATCATGTCAACCGTGATTGACCTGGCGGACGCGCTCGACCTCGAAGTAGTGGCAGAGGGCGTAGAAACCAGCGAACAGCATGAAATGCTCCTAGCATGGGATTGTCCGTTCGCCCAGGGCTACTACTACTCTCGTCCGCTGTCTCAGGACGCATTCATGGACTTCCTGAAACGGGAACATCGCTCCTTCGTCGATGACCATTCGAATGGGACCGAAAGGAGTTGA
- a CDS encoding aminoglycoside phosphotransferase family protein: MPISRPITVQPHVRTFAEHQGAAGHHWLAALPVLVPQLCREWNLEQGDVLVGGSRSYVCRVTTLDGQAAVLKVALPEASLTTQLSTLLAARGRGYVQVLAHDLSRGAMLLEALGPSAETGMRAVPEVLSRLAAALLQAWQVPLTVFPPLMDASAHKAAGLYELVSTLAGEHATAAHPAVVAQARRYAQERLAARNPRRQVVVHGDAHALNLLQVPAVRPGAESGYVFVDPEGFLCEPEYDLGVALREWNTQLLAVSDAQAEVRGWCEHLAQATGTDAEAIWQWGYLERVSTGLYLTHYGLAPLGTVFLETAQRLLVEGEG, translated from the coding sequence ATGCCAATCTCAAGGCCGATCACGGTTCAGCCGCACGTGCGAACCTTCGCCGAGCACCAGGGAGCTGCTGGTCACCACTGGCTGGCAGCACTGCCTGTCCTCGTGCCGCAACTATGCCGCGAATGGAACTTGGAACAGGGTGACGTGTTGGTCGGCGGGAGTCGTTCCTACGTCTGTCGCGTCACCACGTTGGACGGTCAAGCGGCGGTCCTCAAGGTGGCCTTGCCAGAGGCGAGCCTCACCACCCAACTCTCAACCCTGCTGGCAGCCCGAGGACGCGGCTACGTGCAGGTACTCGCTCACGATCTGTCACGTGGGGCGATGTTACTCGAAGCCCTCGGGCCTTCGGCCGAGACAGGCATGAGGGCTGTCCCCGAAGTGCTGTCTCGTCTCGCTGCAGCACTCCTACAAGCGTGGCAAGTGCCCCTTACGGTCTTTCCCCCGCTCATGGACGCCTCCGCACACAAAGCAGCAGGATTGTACGAGCTGGTATCGACGCTCGCCGGTGAGCACGCGACGGCGGCACATCCGGCCGTGGTGGCGCAGGCACGGCGCTACGCTCAAGAACGGCTGGCGGCTCGAAATCCTCGCCGCCAAGTGGTCGTGCATGGGGACGCACATGCTCTGAACTTGCTGCAAGTCCCAGCGGTGCGGCCTGGCGCTGAGAGTGGGTATGTCTTTGTGGATCCGGAGGGCTTTCTGTGTGAGCCGGAGTATGACCTAGGGGTCGCCCTTCGGGAGTGGAACACGCAGCTGCTGGCGGTGAGTGATGCGCAGGCGGAAGTGCGCGGATGGTGCGAGCACTTGGCGCAGGCGACCGGCACCGATGCGGAAGCCATCTGGCAGTGGGGCTATCTTGAACGGGTGTCGACGGGGCTGTACTTGACGCATTACGGTCTTGCACCGTTGGGAACAGTGTTCCTGGAGACAGCACAGCGCCTTTTGGTGGAAGGAGAAGGCTGA
- a CDS encoding SIMPL domain-containing protein — protein MFGNQFIERPFGISVFGSAVMLVEPDIAVIQFSTSHKRENAMEAFLETQKSANAVDTFLKQAGYQEFGSSRIKLESKTRYVDREEQHAGYLAQVDFRLTLRDLDRLEPLLLGIIEAGANEIDSVDYQVNNLAELRTMVRQKAVTAGIRKAEAYCLAANVTLGPIIHITDVNPESLQQRSSHGTRFREVGIDEQDGKGSLNPGSINVGGAVMLAFEIGKSTSANS, from the coding sequence ATGTTCGGAAATCAATTTATTGAACGCCCCTTCGGTATCAGCGTTTTCGGATCAGCTGTAATGCTGGTCGAACCAGATATTGCCGTCATCCAGTTTTCAACTTCACATAAGCGTGAAAATGCCATGGAAGCCTTTCTCGAAACCCAGAAGTCAGCGAATGCTGTAGACACGTTCTTAAAGCAAGCTGGATACCAAGAATTCGGTTCGTCACGTATCAAACTGGAATCGAAGACGCGGTATGTCGATCGGGAGGAGCAACACGCAGGCTATCTGGCACAAGTCGATTTTCGTCTAACGCTCCGTGATCTTGATAGGCTTGAGCCTTTACTCCTTGGGATTATTGAAGCGGGAGCAAATGAGATCGATTCTGTCGATTACCAAGTTAATAATTTGGCTGAGTTGAGGACGATGGTCAGACAGAAGGCTGTCACCGCTGGAATCAGAAAAGCTGAGGCGTATTGTCTTGCGGCAAACGTGACTCTTGGTCCAATAATCCATATTACAGACGTGAATCCCGAATCTTTGCAGCAACGTTCGTCACACGGAACACGATTTCGTGAAGTCGGTATCGATGAACAGGACGGAAAAGGGAGTCTGAATCCTGGTTCTATCAATGTGGGAGGAGCCGTCATGTTGGCTTTTGAGATTGGAAAGTCCACCTCTGCGAACTCCTGA
- a CDS encoding transposase produces the protein MGHRKVITPEFKQQAVQLAQQPGNTNQGITSDLEISHSALSNSMKAAVEHGSLAFQTRELLD, from the coding sequence ATGGGACACCGCAAAGTTATAACCCCCGAGTTCAAGCAGCAGGCCGTCCAGCTCGCCCAGCAGCCTGGCAACACCAACCAGGGCATCACGAGCGACCTGGAAATTAGCCATTCGGCCCTGAGCAACTCGATGAAGGCCGCCGTAGAGCACGGCTCTTTGGCCTTCCAGACCAGGGAGTTGCTCGACTGA
- a CDS encoding tyrosine-protein phosphatase, which translates to MEITSEQPLWEGSLNARWVLPGLIRSANLSFLTPAGRTQLLASGLSRIIDLRNRAERKIDPAPFAGTPSYVNLPLLPTGHQALDRAFQAAETNGSYYRAILEHSASHVVTILGAMHDAPPGSILVHCHVGKDRTGLLVALILELAGVRRSVIAADYAETDQHVQEVYAAMLARQVDPQKRLQLGAFLMSQEEDILNALDYLDRTWGGTAPYLEAFGLTREEQQRLITRLIEQPGRR; encoded by the coding sequence ATGGAGATCACAAGTGAGCAGCCATTGTGGGAAGGAAGCCTGAACGCCCGCTGGGTGCTCCCTGGATTGATCCGGAGTGCGAATCTCTCCTTCCTCACTCCTGCTGGTCGCACTCAACTTCTCGCCAGCGGATTGAGCAGAATCATTGATCTCCGAAATCGAGCAGAACGGAAGATTGACCCAGCCCCCTTTGCGGGGACGCCGTCGTATGTCAACCTTCCGCTTCTTCCGACCGGACATCAAGCACTCGATAGGGCGTTCCAGGCAGCCGAAACGAATGGCTCGTATTACCGGGCGATTCTTGAGCACAGCGCGAGTCACGTCGTCACCATTTTGGGTGCGATGCACGACGCTCCGCCGGGATCCATCTTGGTGCACTGCCATGTTGGGAAAGACCGGACAGGCCTGTTGGTCGCACTGATCCTTGAACTTGCCGGCGTCAGACGGTCAGTAATTGCTGCGGACTATGCGGAGACAGATCAGCACGTGCAGGAGGTGTACGCCGCAATGCTGGCACGACAAGTCGATCCACAGAAACGGCTGCAGCTGGGTGCATTTTTAATGAGTCAGGAAGAAGACATTCTCAATGCGTTGGATTACTTGGACCGCACGTGGGGAGGGACCGCCCCATATCTGGAAGCCTTCGGGTTGACGCGGGAAGAACAACAGAGACTCATCACGCGGCTGATCGAGCAGCCTGGTCGGAGATGA
- a CDS encoding tetratricopeptide repeat protein has translation MTETHGATQQQEHLFQQGAYLELIEVLNDVAVRTARQQTLLGLAYFRLGRMQDSRPLLAAALKAREPEAMVEWGNYLRAQGRFAEAQRYVMTPRPKGRGFSGQQAP, from the coding sequence GTGACGGAGACGCACGGCGCGACACAACAGCAAGAGCACTTGTTTCAGCAGGGGGCGTATCTCGAGCTGATTGAGGTGCTCAACGATGTAGCGGTGCGCACGGCACGTCAGCAGACGTTGTTGGGGTTGGCGTATTTCCGACTAGGGCGGATGCAGGACAGTCGACCGCTGCTGGCCGCCGCGCTGAAGGCTCGCGAGCCGGAAGCCATGGTGGAATGGGGGAACTATCTGCGGGCGCAGGGTCGCTTTGCCGAAGCGCAGCGGTACGTGATGACTCCCCGCCCTAAAGGGCGAGGCTTCTCTGGTCAGCAAGCGCCGTAG
- a CDS encoding transposase — protein MLIQLSREAITLAQYQGAGYAIKTRVTGMLTRTPLHSKVNEQLRKGLLKHHQRGSLLRFLDDPTIPPTNNAAERALRSGVIARKVSQCSKTQRGANGYAMIKTVVETAKRHAQHPLDVLVGLQVRAAPC, from the coding sequence ATGTTGATACAGCTCAGCCGTGAGGCGATCACCCTGGCGCAGTACCAGGGGGCTGGGTACGCCATTAAAACCCGTGTGACTGGTATGCTCACCCGGACGCCCCTGCACAGCAAGGTGAATGAGCAGCTGCGCAAGGGCCTGCTCAAGCACCACCAGCGGGGAAGCCTGCTGCGGTTCCTTGATGATCCCACCATCCCGCCGACGAACAACGCTGCAGAGCGTGCCCTGAGGTCAGGGGTGATTGCCCGCAAAGTCTCGCAGTGCAGTAAAACCCAGCGGGGTGCCAATGGATACGCGATGATCAAGACGGTGGTTGAAACCGCGAAGCGCCACGCGCAACACCCACTGGACGTCCTAGTCGGCCTTCAGGTTCGTGCAGCTCCCTGCTGA
- a CDS encoding NAD-dependent epimerase/dehydratase family protein has translation MNVFLTGATGYIGSVVAEKLRQAGHVVTGLARSDTSADTLQARGIQVVRGDLRDAAVLNDAAQAADGVINAAFDFDPHDFLATAALERQVVTTLVGALKESGKPLIFTSGTGMLGDTGSVVFDEETSLVVPAGDAGWATRGRLQNENTVLGASGMRGIVLRAPHVYGRSDGYNLIAALRTAGLRIGAVPYGPGTGQHQWSFVHVDDLAELYVLALEHSQRGELYYAAAESGLHTVDIARATSQGSDLQGRTVELDMAALADAFGSPFMAWSWVVNNQSSGLKAQRTLNWSPRHTRMLEALARPQP, from the coding sequence ATGAATGTCTTTCTCACAGGGGCCACCGGCTACATCGGCAGTGTCGTCGCCGAAAAACTACGGCAGGCCGGACACGTCGTCACTGGACTGGCCCGGTCCGATACCTCAGCCGACACCTTACAGGCAAGAGGAATTCAGGTCGTCCGGGGCGATCTGCGGGACGCCGCGGTCCTGAATGACGCCGCCCAGGCTGCTGACGGCGTGATCAACGCCGCCTTTGACTTCGACCCACACGACTTCCTCGCCACCGCGGCACTGGAACGACAGGTGGTCACAACGCTGGTCGGTGCCCTCAAAGAAAGCGGAAAGCCGTTGATCTTCACCAGTGGCACCGGGATGCTGGGCGATACGGGAAGCGTTGTCTTCGACGAGGAGACGTCGCTGGTCGTGCCAGCGGGTGACGCCGGGTGGGCAACCCGTGGCCGCCTGCAGAATGAAAACACGGTCCTAGGTGCGTCCGGCATGCGCGGCATCGTGTTGCGTGCCCCGCACGTATATGGGCGCTCAGATGGGTACAATCTGATCGCCGCGCTCAGGACCGCCGGACTCAGGATCGGGGCCGTGCCTTACGGCCCAGGCACCGGGCAGCATCAGTGGTCGTTCGTCCATGTGGACGATCTGGCAGAGCTGTATGTGCTGGCGCTGGAACATAGTCAGAGGGGCGAACTGTACTACGCCGCTGCCGAGAGTGGCCTGCACACAGTAGACATTGCGCGGGCCACCAGCCAGGGCAGCGATCTGCAGGGCCGAACAGTGGAACTGGACATGGCGGCTCTCGCAGACGCGTTCGGCTCACCCTTCATGGCGTGGAGTTGGGTCGTCAACAACCAGTCCTCAGGCCTGAAAGCGCAGCGGACGCTCAACTGGTCCCCTCGACATACCCGGATGCTGGAGGCGCTCGCCCGACCACAGCCCTGA
- a CDS encoding transposase — protein MKYRLFPNITQEKALDTTLCLCRQLYNAGLEERRGAYKKSGVSVSSYEQKRALTEIKADLPEYKGVHSQVLQDVMERLDKSFKGFFRRVKAKQTAGYPRFKGRKHYDSFTYPQAGKTGAMPLEDSGKVYLSKIGNVRCKFHRPLEGQVKTATVKREGDKWFIVFACEVETAPLPATGDVIGIDLGTNPNFLITSDGEFVPAPRHFKKSERKIGLLQRAATKKKRGSRRYKALKRQVAAEHRRVANRRRDFHHKTARTLVNRHNAIYHEDLNIIGLARSRTAKSVLDAGWASFINILSLKAANAGRTVLGVDPKYTSQDCSGCGHRQKVKIGHAYVCANCGMDMHRDVNAAVNILNRGRDAAFCESVQPTALADQRSLAL, from the coding sequence ATGAAATACAGGCTTTTCCCCAACATCACCCAGGAGAAGGCGCTGGATACCACGCTGTGCCTGTGCCGCCAGTTGTACAACGCCGGGTTGGAAGAGCGCCGAGGTGCCTACAAGAAAAGCGGCGTGTCGGTCAGCTCCTACGAGCAGAAGCGTGCCCTGACCGAAATCAAGGCGGACCTGCCGGAGTACAAAGGCGTCCACTCCCAGGTCTTACAGGACGTGATGGAGCGGCTGGACAAGTCGTTCAAGGGCTTTTTCCGGCGGGTCAAGGCCAAACAGACTGCCGGGTATCCGAGGTTCAAAGGGCGCAAGCACTACGACTCCTTCACTTACCCGCAAGCGGGTAAGACGGGGGCGATGCCCCTTGAGGATTCTGGGAAGGTCTACCTGTCCAAGATTGGCAACGTGCGCTGCAAGTTCCACCGCCCGCTTGAAGGTCAGGTCAAGACCGCCACCGTCAAGCGGGAAGGTGACAAGTGGTTCATCGTGTTTGCCTGCGAGGTTGAGACTGCTCCGCTGCCCGCAACGGGTGATGTGATTGGGATTGACCTCGGCACCAACCCGAACTTCCTCATCACCTCGGACGGGGAGTTCGTTCCAGCACCCCGCCACTTCAAGAAGTCGGAGCGCAAGATTGGCCTGCTTCAGCGTGCCGCAACCAAGAAGAAGCGGGGCAGTCGCCGCTATAAAGCGCTCAAGCGTCAAGTGGCAGCGGAGCATCGCCGGGTCGCCAACCGTCGCCGGGACTTTCACCACAAAACGGCCCGCACCCTGGTCAATCGTCACAATGCCATCTATCACGAAGACTTGAACATCATTGGGCTGGCCCGTTCCCGCACCGCGAAAAGCGTGCTGGACGCGGGCTGGGCCAGCTTCATCAACATTCTGTCCCTCAAAGCTGCGAACGCTGGAAGGACGGTTCTGGGGGTTGACCCCAAATACACAAGTCAGGATTGCAGCGGTTGTGGACACCGGCAGAAGGTCAAAATCGGCCATGCCTACGTCTGCGCGAACTGTGGGATGGACATGCACAGAGATGTAAATGCTGCCGTCAACATCCTGAATCGGGGCCGGGATGCGGCCTTCTGCGAGAGCGTGCAACCTACGGCGCTTGCTGACCAGAGAAGCCTCGCCCTTTAG
- a CDS encoding IS630 family transposase, which produces MTQVWQPAQLTRSQLEERRLFAEPYLREGTLSSAQTAELCGVSSSTIRTWRQRRSEQGSLDATFAAGRPRRLTDEHISDIIILLQAAPDPQRYPDQRWTCPRVREVIGLRFDVWYHVDHLSRLLREWGFSRQKPAKRATEQDQDAVVAWIDTMVSELEHKIDAGETLAFVDEVGFGLKPTVSRRWAPCGQTPILDAKPNWKKVSTIGAIMTTGQFLQPTHQTAIKGTKVIDFLTHLLRHVAGKVTVILDNASIHRTKALSAFVAGELRLSLVYLPSDSPELNPIELVWAYVKHHMLANFCPKDVLALRFRLTQVWRRVRSVQLPTRLLYGSNP; this is translated from the coding sequence ATGACCCAGGTTTGGCAGCCCGCGCAGTTGACGCGTTCACAGTTGGAAGAACGGCGTCTCTTCGCAGAACCCTACCTCCGAGAAGGGACGTTGAGTTCCGCTCAGACGGCCGAACTGTGCGGCGTGTCTTCCAGTACCATCCGAACATGGCGTCAACGACGGAGTGAACAAGGCTCATTGGACGCGACGTTCGCCGCAGGCCGACCCAGACGCCTCACAGATGAGCACATCTCGGACATCATCATCCTGCTACAAGCTGCGCCTGATCCACAGCGATACCCCGACCAACGCTGGACGTGTCCGCGCGTTCGAGAGGTCATCGGATTGAGATTCGACGTTTGGTACCACGTCGATCATCTGAGTCGGCTGCTACGCGAATGGGGATTTTCGCGGCAAAAACCTGCGAAACGGGCCACAGAACAGGATCAAGACGCGGTTGTTGCGTGGATTGACACCATGGTGTCCGAGTTGGAACACAAGATAGATGCTGGAGAAACGCTGGCTTTTGTGGATGAAGTGGGCTTCGGTTTGAAACCTACTGTGTCGCGGAGGTGGGCGCCCTGTGGACAGACCCCAATACTGGACGCGAAACCCAATTGGAAGAAGGTCTCGACCATTGGGGCGATCATGACGACCGGCCAATTCTTACAGCCGACCCATCAGACTGCGATCAAGGGCACGAAGGTGATCGATTTCCTCACGCACCTGCTCCGCCATGTGGCGGGAAAGGTCACCGTCATCCTTGACAACGCGAGCATCCACAGGACGAAGGCGCTCAGCGCCTTCGTCGCCGGTGAGCTTCGTCTGTCTTTGGTGTACCTGCCCTCGGATTCACCAGAGTTGAATCCGATCGAACTTGTCTGGGCCTACGTCAAGCACCACATGTTGGCCAACTTCTGCCCGAAGGACGTGCTCGCTCTGAGATTCCGGCTGACTCAGGTCTGGCGGCGTGTTCGCTCCGTCCAACTGCCCACCCGTTTGCTCTATGGCAGCAACCCATGA
- the tnpA gene encoding IS200/IS605 family transposase: MYYHMHMAGERSTRHAHFNLNYHLVFTPKDRRRSFYGPTRERLIEIFTTTCAERDWLIRGMEVMPDHVHVFVSCPPKWAPSDIAKILKGVSARLLLQEFPALKRRGHLWTNAYYVGSAGNISADVIHRYIEGQRKGQVDDGA, from the coding sequence ATGTACTACCATATGCACATGGCCGGAGAGCGTTCCACACGACACGCGCACTTCAATCTGAACTACCATCTGGTGTTCACACCGAAGGACCGCCGTCGTTCGTTCTACGGCCCCACCCGCGAACGTCTGATAGAGATTTTCACCACCACCTGTGCAGAGCGTGACTGGCTTATCCGAGGCATGGAAGTCATGCCTGACCACGTTCATGTGTTCGTGTCCTGTCCGCCGAAGTGGGCACCGTCCGACATTGCCAAGATTCTGAAGGGCGTGTCCGCACGGTTGCTGCTGCAAGAGTTCCCTGCACTGAAGCGGCGCGGCCATCTGTGGACGAACGCCTACTACGTGGGGTCGGCAGGCAACATTTCGGCGGACGTGATTCACCGGTACATCGAAGGTCAGCGGAAGGGACAGGTGGACGATGGGGCATAA